In a genomic window of Burkholderia pseudomultivorans:
- a CDS encoding toxin co-regulated pilus biosynthesis Q family protein — protein MSAARKRVAVFIAVLTCSSAIAAVETQAAGATGVVHIAPYKPAAAESGLTLAPHGAPSQTSTPAVGAPIAAAMPEKSIEAFALVAGKPIQSQLQSWAARAGWTVVWDVQQDWIVPNAATFVGDFVSAAQQVIEALASNGADIRADLYTGNRSMVVHQAGNE, from the coding sequence ATGAGCGCAGCCAGAAAACGCGTCGCGGTTTTTATCGCGGTCCTTACCTGCTCGTCAGCCATTGCCGCTGTGGAAACACAGGCTGCTGGCGCGACCGGCGTTGTCCACATCGCGCCATATAAGCCGGCCGCGGCCGAGAGCGGGCTGACGTTGGCGCCGCACGGTGCTCCGAGCCAGACATCGACGCCGGCGGTGGGAGCGCCTATCGCTGCGGCCATGCCGGAGAAAAGCATCGAGGCGTTTGCGCTCGTTGCCGGCAAACCGATCCAGTCGCAGTTGCAGTCGTGGGCAGCGCGAGCCGGATGGACGGTTGTATGGGACGTACAGCAGGACTGGATCGTGCCAAACGCGGCGACCTTCGTCGGGGACTTTGTCTCCGCCGCCCAACAGGTAATCGAGGCTCTTGCCTCGAACGGTGCAGACATTCGTGCGGACTTATACACCGGAAACAGATCGATGGTGGTTCATCAAGCGGGGAACGAATAA